The Tenacibaculum jejuense genome includes a window with the following:
- a CDS encoding T9SS type A sorting domain-containing protein, with amino-acid sequence MKKIAIITILLLSILEGYTQARQRYRIRIDDLKLRVTRNVKNRTSSNVHVRIRFSDGSEESVYDRQIRDDYNEPGFNYNVVRDKQPIGIRITGFINYSSTGDAEFAAYLPITNGCLRNGFHIYRHSGLNPSFQFNYSSKPLIYIDQPTNTTVGYDDPFRVAINFNNSPRFSSSLYNWEYQIVETGTPRRRNWLSVPNVGIVVNQQGRRVISVQPSRFLGPDVIGKRIYFRVRTCGITTRRRNPNTSENVVFYDIIPSAPHILSRTPSNPKCYDGNDGTVRLRLDRQLENGEQLSITSTNGNFPGTYVNLTRADFDPDNSILITGLKAGSYKIDLFGFYRGFNTFIGGSQHYTNVTLYNPNPIEFSVDKTDVFCYNGNDGEVRITANGGRSGRFQYVFKNVNDTSPIQESDWQNFTNTGSWPSYQATQTIGNLIEGKYKVRIRDINGCEAKDVIRNSSGAIVGLGAISEKEIEVKQPDKALKVDFTFKKEPTGFGFSDGQIVAHITGGTPLSGNRYNYTWTHEKNGIVTNWTNFTEETVAGEEGWFVTLQNGIDGNYSLTVTDANHSAATNKNGCTVINATNKLTEPEQLTVTIRRTNPISCNPSNTFGNTADDGELEAIAMGGIKFNPLIDGKYEYEYTWKKKDASGNYQIITGENGNILSNREEGEYAVNIKDKNGVIVGTYINNVLDTAQDATFNLTPPDLLTISYTKQDVFCHNGTDGAIDVTINGGTGNYTIKWSNNKDVEDIDNLTAGSYTITVTDEKGCQAQETIQIEQPDNPLKIDYQFFEPTFAGATNGWIEATVTGGTPLDSGEYTFIWKDSSGNDLQASVTSTVTSAGYVLRLTGLGEGIYNLTIQDKNYPLAIDKPNCTIIESTYALDDPEPLQAFIRINNPISCNGSNIYGDPFSDGELEVFASGGIKLQPTQNSGLSYFYTWKKETSPGVWTELTSQTTNIASGLGEGNYAVNIKDANGIVLGEYQNNVLVQEKDIIQEIKEPELLEVAIKLQHAYCIGGSDGWAEAVVKGGTAPYTYEWEDGRTTSFISDLAKGTYKLRVKDARDCNVDIEVLIEEPKQPISITFSEFATPSTKDASDGWIKAEIEGGTPTTSGTYTYYWQDESGNLLNAQTTAQFINNKFEIILNGIPKGNYFLTIEDANYTIATTKNGCTRLDEEFNLYDPIEATISVETTISCNQNNTFNNPFSDGALKVVVTGGLPFTTGAPYKYIWKKENSAGVYEDLGVNNAILSNISDGNYALNVEDSRGIVIGEYSSLNLISPTDELFTFEEPELLTVALTATEISCDAGNDGTATVEIFGGIPPYTIEWSNQQTTPTATGLIATNYVVFVTDARGCQATGNITLSPPGGIVIDTLVKNDPSCFKGNDGEISLQISGGVTPYTYAWGSGETTTSLSNLTAGNYIFTLKDANGCNAVVEFTLNDPEEITIDLGEDKVLCNGQSYLLNGAIEDANAKYEWTSDNGFSSDQSEVEITREGTYTITAISENGCVASDTVIVTYRDLNIDAELIMSSQAYVNEEVVIFNGSDHDPESFEWILPENTVVVEERANSIVVKFTEVKNYEIGLISKQGECSQATYKTIVIEEANQIIDEGDNPPPFIESFTISPNPNSGVFETYVKLADPSKIAIRIFNIQGELMKKREMEALLDEHQTQFNVSMSSGMYIVVLETPKQTQVKRMIVN; translated from the coding sequence ATGAAAAAGATAGCAATAATCACAATACTTTTATTATCAATACTAGAAGGATATACTCAAGCAAGACAACGCTATAGAATTAGAATAGATGATCTTAAGTTGAGGGTTACTAGAAACGTGAAAAATAGAACTTCATCTAATGTTCATGTTAGGATTCGGTTTTCTGATGGTAGTGAAGAGTCTGTTTATGACAGACAAATTAGAGACGATTATAATGAACCAGGTTTTAATTATAATGTAGTTAGAGATAAGCAACCAATTGGTATCAGAATTACAGGTTTTATCAATTACAGTAGTACAGGTGATGCGGAGTTTGCAGCTTATCTTCCAATTACTAATGGATGTTTAAGAAATGGATTTCATATTTACAGGCATAGTGGTTTAAACCCTAGTTTTCAATTTAATTACAGTTCAAAACCATTAATTTACATAGATCAACCTACCAATACAACAGTAGGATATGATGATCCTTTTAGAGTAGCTATTAATTTTAATAATAGTCCTAGGTTTAGTAGCTCTCTTTATAATTGGGAATACCAGATAGTAGAAACAGGAACACCTAGAAGAAGAAATTGGCTAAGCGTACCAAACGTAGGAATAGTTGTTAATCAACAAGGCAGAAGAGTAATATCAGTTCAGCCGTCAAGATTCTTAGGACCAGATGTTATTGGTAAACGAATTTATTTTAGAGTCCGTACTTGTGGAATAACTACCAGAAGGCGAAATCCTAACACATCAGAAAATGTTGTATTCTATGATATAATACCTTCAGCACCTCACATCTTATCAAGAACTCCAAGTAATCCAAAATGTTATGATGGAAATGATGGTACTGTTAGATTAAGATTAGATCGACAATTAGAAAATGGAGAACAATTAAGTATTACAAGTACAAATGGTAATTTCCCAGGAACATATGTAAACTTAACGCGAGCAGATTTTGATCCAGACAATTCAATACTCATCACTGGTTTAAAAGCAGGAAGTTATAAGATTGACTTATTTGGTTTTTACAGAGGTTTTAATACGTTTATTGGCGGAAGTCAGCATTATACAAATGTGACTTTATATAATCCAAATCCCATTGAATTTTCAGTAGATAAAACAGATGTTTTCTGTTATAATGGTAACGATGGAGAAGTAAGAATTACAGCAAATGGAGGAAGAAGTGGTAGATTTCAATACGTTTTTAAAAATGTAAATGATACTAGTCCAATTCAAGAAAGTGATTGGCAAAACTTTACTAATACAGGAAGTTGGCCTTCTTATCAAGCGACTCAAACCATAGGAAATCTAATTGAAGGAAAGTATAAAGTTAGAATACGAGATATTAACGGTTGTGAAGCTAAAGATGTGATTAGGAATTCGAGTGGGGCGATTGTTGGACTTGGAGCTATATCAGAAAAAGAGATAGAAGTTAAACAACCAGATAAAGCATTAAAAGTAGATTTTACGTTTAAAAAGGAACCTACTGGATTTGGGTTTTCTGACGGACAAATTGTAGCACATATAACAGGAGGTACACCACTTTCAGGAAATAGATATAATTATACTTGGACACACGAAAAAAATGGAATTGTTACCAATTGGACCAATTTTACAGAAGAAACCGTTGCAGGAGAAGAAGGGTGGTTTGTAACATTACAAAATGGTATAGATGGAAATTATTCCTTAACTGTTACAGATGCAAATCATAGTGCTGCAACCAATAAAAATGGATGTACAGTAATAAACGCAACAAATAAGTTAACAGAGCCAGAACAATTAACTGTTACTATTCGTAGAACAAATCCAATTTCATGTAATCCTTCAAATACATTTGGAAATACTGCAGATGATGGTGAATTAGAGGCCATAGCAATGGGAGGAATTAAATTTAATCCTTTAATTGATGGTAAATATGAGTATGAATATACATGGAAGAAAAAAGATGCTTCTGGAAATTATCAAATTATCACAGGTGAAAATGGAAATATACTATCTAACAGAGAAGAAGGCGAATATGCTGTAAATATCAAAGATAAAAATGGAGTAATTGTTGGAACATACATCAATAATGTCTTAGATACAGCTCAGGATGCAACTTTTAATTTAACTCCTCCAGATTTATTAACTATAAGCTATACCAAGCAAGATGTATTTTGTCATAATGGAACAGATGGAGCTATAGATGTTACCATAAATGGAGGAACTGGAAATTATACAATAAAATGGAGTAATAACAAAGATGTTGAAGATATTGATAATTTAACAGCAGGAAGTTATACCATTACTGTAACAGATGAAAAAGGATGTCAAGCTCAAGAAACAATTCAGATAGAACAGCCAGATAATCCTCTAAAAATTGATTATCAGTTTTTTGAACCAACTTTTGCAGGAGCCACTAATGGATGGATAGAAGCAACAGTAACAGGAGGAACTCCTCTAGATTCAGGAGAATATACTTTTATTTGGAAAGATAGTTCAGGAAATGATTTACAAGCTAGTGTTACTTCAACAGTAACAAGTGCAGGATATGTACTCAGATTAACAGGGTTAGGAGAAGGTATTTATAATTTAACTATCCAAGATAAAAATTATCCTTTAGCTATCGATAAACCCAACTGTACAATAATTGAAAGTACATATGCATTAGACGATCCAGAACCATTACAAGCTTTCATAAGAATAAATAATCCAATTTCATGTAATGGAAGTAATATTTACGGAGATCCTTTTTCAGATGGAGAATTAGAAGTATTTGCTTCAGGAGGAATAAAATTACAGCCTACACAAAATAGTGGACTATCTTATTTTTACACGTGGAAAAAAGAAACAAGTCCTGGTGTTTGGACAGAATTAACATCGCAAACTACCAATATTGCTTCTGGTTTAGGTGAAGGAAACTATGCTGTAAACATTAAGGATGCTAACGGAATAGTATTAGGAGAATATCAAAACAATGTCTTAGTTCAAGAAAAAGATATTATTCAAGAGATTAAAGAGCCAGAATTATTAGAAGTAGCAATTAAATTACAGCATGCTTATTGTATTGGAGGAAGCGATGGTTGGGCAGAAGCTGTAGTAAAAGGCGGAACAGCACCATACACATATGAATGGGAAGATGGCAGAACAACTTCTTTTATAAGTGATTTGGCAAAAGGAACATACAAATTAAGAGTTAAAGATGCTAGAGATTGTAATGTAGACATTGAAGTTTTAATAGAAGAACCCAAGCAACCTATCAGTATTACTTTTTCAGAATTTGCTACGCCATCTACAAAAGATGCTAGTGATGGTTGGATAAAAGCTGAAATAGAAGGAGGTACACCTACAACTTCTGGAACATATACATATTACTGGCAAGATGAATCTGGAAATTTGTTAAATGCACAAACTACAGCTCAATTCATTAATAATAAATTTGAAATAATTTTAAATGGAATTCCTAAAGGAAATTACTTTTTAACTATTGAAGATGCAAATTACACTATAGCTACGACCAAGAATGGTTGTACTCGCTTAGATGAAGAGTTTAATCTTTACGATCCTATAGAAGCAACTATTAGTGTAGAAACAACAATATCTTGTAATCAAAATAATACGTTTAACAATCCTTTTTCAGATGGAGCTTTAAAAGTAGTAGTAACTGGAGGTTTACCATTTACAACAGGAGCTCCATATAAATACATTTGGAAAAAAGAAAATAGTGCAGGAGTTTACGAAGATTTAGGAGTAAATAATGCGATCCTTTCAAATATATCAGATGGAAACTATGCGTTAAATGTTGAAGATAGTAGAGGTATTGTTATAGGAGAATACAGTAGTTTAAATTTAATTAGTCCAACGGATGAGTTATTTACTTTTGAAGAACCTGAATTACTTACTGTAGCCCTAACAGCTACAGAAATTTCATGTGATGCAGGAAATGATGGAACCGCTACAGTAGAAATTTTTGGAGGAATTCCTCCGTATACGATTGAATGGTCAAACCAGCAAACTACACCAACAGCGACAGGGTTAATTGCAACAAATTATGTTGTTTTCGTTACAGATGCAAGAGGTTGTCAAGCAACTGGCAATATTACATTAAGTCCACCTGGAGGTATTGTAATTGATACATTAGTAAAGAATGATCCAAGTTGTTTTAAAGGCAATGATGGAGAAATTTCATTACAAATTTCTGGAGGTGTTACACCATATACTTATGCTTGGGGTTCAGGTGAAACAACAACTTCATTATCAAATTTAACAGCTGGAAACTATATTTTCACATTAAAAGATGCAAACGGCTGTAATGCAGTTGTAGAATTTACATTAAATGATCCTGAGGAAATCACGATCGATTTAGGAGAGGATAAAGTTTTATGTAACGGACAATCATATCTTTTAAATGGAGCAATTGAAGATGCAAATGCAAAATATGAATGGACATCAGATAATGGTTTTTCTAGTGATCAATCGGAAGTAGAAATAACAAGGGAAGGAACGTATACAATTACTGCGATTTCTGAAAATGGCTGTGTTGCTTCAGATACGGTAATTGTCACATACAGAGATTTGAATATAGATGCAGAATTAATTATGTCTTCACAAGCTTATGTTAATGAAGAAGTAGTAATTTTTAATGGAAGTGATCACGATCCAGAATCTTTTGAATGGATTTTACCAGAAAATACAGTAGTTGTAGAAGAAAGAGCAAACTCAATAGTTGTGAAGTTTACCGAAGTTAAAAATTATGAAATCGGATTAATTTCAAAGCAAGGGGAATGCTCGCAAGCAACCTATAAAACAATTGTTATAGAAGAAGCGAATCAAATTATAGACGAAGGTGATAATCCACCTCCATTTATCGAGTCGTTTACGATATCTCCTAATCCAAATTCTGGAGTTTTTGAAACCTATGTAAAATTAGCAGACCCAAGTAAAATAGCAATTCGAATATTTAATATTCAAGGAGAGCTAATGAAAAAACGAGAAATGGAAGCATTACTCGATGAACATCAAACTCAATTTAATGTTTCTATGTCTTCAGGGATGTATATAGTTGTGTTAGAAACACCAAAGCAAACACAAGTAAAACGAATGATTGTTAATTAA
- a CDS encoding PKD domain-containing protein — protein MKTTSLKLKFSVFILLSILLVSCYKETAITVNSSFDVSYVNGDKSVPVAIKVSNKTEGADQFEWTFEGGNITASSERNPQTIIYNEPGTYTITLKATNVDGEEDIFEKQIAVLEAIDINFSTNIIENNFSPVTVEINNQTIGDNLTYEWTFERGLPNSSSERNPQNIVFREVGEHTIQVKVSNGFETVEKTKTIEVLPELKVDFDWELDRFDDDAQAPVNITLNNKSTSALTYSWTFTGGIPATSTEENPKVLFSSPGTHAIKLEASNGKETKTETKLITVIPNTNLRTFENIELGINIAHNTNTKGAFFSSELRKTLKANEVTAENGSKIDIAFLGLNSSFSFNKFISPTEVATNGFVAIPNATETKIINSLENCNCGINFSESQFDTMVNDQPLQNLTITTTSQGSLHFDATTIPRIVLFQTEDGRKGAIKIKEFVANGNDSYMVCDIKIQKLP, from the coding sequence ATGAAAACCACATCCCTTAAATTAAAATTTTCAGTATTCATTTTGCTATCTATACTACTAGTGTCGTGTTACAAAGAAACAGCAATTACTGTAAATTCATCATTTGATGTTTCTTATGTGAATGGAGATAAATCTGTACCTGTAGCGATTAAAGTATCTAATAAAACAGAAGGAGCAGATCAGTTTGAATGGACTTTTGAAGGTGGAAATATAACAGCATCATCAGAAAGAAATCCGCAAACCATAATTTACAATGAGCCTGGTACCTATACCATAACTCTAAAAGCAACAAATGTAGATGGAGAAGAAGATATATTCGAAAAGCAAATAGCAGTTTTAGAAGCTATTGATATTAACTTTTCAACAAATATTATAGAAAATAATTTTTCTCCAGTAACTGTTGAAATTAACAACCAAACCATTGGAGATAACCTAACATATGAATGGACTTTCGAAAGAGGATTACCCAATAGTTCATCAGAAAGAAATCCACAGAATATTGTTTTTAGGGAAGTTGGAGAACACACAATTCAAGTAAAAGTTTCTAACGGATTTGAAACTGTAGAGAAAACAAAAACGATAGAAGTATTACCTGAATTAAAAGTAGATTTTGATTGGGAACTTGATCGTTTCGATGATGATGCTCAAGCACCGGTAAATATTACTTTAAATAATAAATCAACTAGTGCACTTACTTATTCATGGACATTCACAGGAGGAATACCAGCAACAAGCACAGAAGAAAATCCTAAAGTACTATTTTCTTCTCCAGGTACCCACGCCATAAAATTAGAAGCTTCAAACGGAAAAGAGACAAAAACTGAGACCAAATTAATTACAGTTATACCAAATACAAACCTTAGAACTTTTGAAAACATAGAGTTAGGAATTAACATTGCTCATAATACAAATACAAAAGGAGCTTTCTTTTCAAGTGAATTAAGAAAAACTTTAAAAGCAAATGAAGTTACAGCTGAGAATGGAAGTAAGATCGATATCGCCTTTTTAGGTTTAAATAGTTCTTTTAGTTTTAATAAGTTCATTAGTCCTACAGAAGTAGCAACAAACGGATTTGTAGCAATTCCAAATGCTACAGAAACTAAAATTATCAATTCCTTAGAGAATTGTAACTGCGGAATTAACTTTTCAGAAAGTCAATTCGATACTATGGTAAACGATCAACCTTTACAAAATTTAACCATAACAACAACATCACAAGGATCATTGCATTTCGATGCTACAACAATACCTAGAATTGTATTGTTTCAAACAGAAGATGGTAGAAAAGGAGCTATAAAAATTAAAGAATTTGTAGCGAATGGAAATGATTCTTATATGGTTTGTGATATAAAAATTCAAAAATTGCCCTAA